One Anopheles marshallii chromosome 3, idAnoMarsDA_429_01, whole genome shotgun sequence genomic region harbors:
- the LOC128712241 gene encoding endocuticle structural glycoprotein SgAbd-2-like has translation MKMFVALFAVFAVASAIGDYHHHEPKGAPIKIVHSESYHGHDGSYKFGYESANGIAAQEQGFVKNGGSKDHEVQVAHGSFSYTDPHGHPVSLSYVADEHGFQAKGSHIPTPPPVPKELVDAYAKAASQPHYEEPQPHYAPQPTYKHY, from the exons ATGAAAATG TTTGTAGCCCTGTTCGCAGTGTTTGCCGTGGCCAGCGCCATCGGTGACTATCATCACCACGAACCGAAGGGTGCACCGATCAAGATCGTGCACAGCGAATCGTACCACGGACATGACGGTAGCTACAAGTTCGGCTACGAGTCGGCCAACGGTATCGCGGCCCAGGAGCAAGGATTCGTCAAGAACGGTGGCAGCAAGGACCACGAGGTGCAGGTCGCCCACGGTTCGTTCTCGTACACCGACCCGCACGGTCACCCGGTGTCGCTGAGCTATGTCGCCGATGAGCACGGTTTCCAGGCGAAGGGTTCGCACATCCCGACGCCACCGCCGGTCCCGAAGGAGCTGGTCGATGCTTACGCCAAGGCCGCCAGCCAGCCCCATTACGAGGAGCCGCAGCCTCACTACGCACCACAGCCGACGTACAAGCACTACTAA